Sequence from the Seonamhaeicola sp. ML3 genome:
TCAAATAGGAGCAGATATAGAAGGAGAGGCGGCTAATGACAATTTTGGTATTAGTGTTAGTTTATCTGCAGATGGTACTATTGTCGCTGTAGGAGCTGATGGAAATGATGCTGTTTCAGGTAATAACAATGGCCATGTAAGGGTTTATGAGAATCAATCTGGTACTTGGACTAAAATAGGTGATGATATTGATGGAGAAGCTGAAAATGATGGCTCTGGTTACAAAGTAAGTTTGTCTGCCGATGGTACTATTGTTGCTATAAGTGCTAAAGCTAATGATGGTAATGGTAATTTATCTGGTCATGTAAGGGTTTATGAAAATCAGTCAGGTACTTGGACTAAACTTGGTAATGATATAGATGGAGAGAATGCCGGTGATCAATTTGGAGAAAGTTTAGATATATCCTCAAATGGTACTATTGTAGCTGTTGGTTCTGTTTTTAATGGAAGCTTTGCTGGGCATGTTCAAGTTTTTCAGTACAACGGTGTGGATACCTGGAACCAAATAGGAACCGATATTGATGGAGCTACCACAGGAGAACAGTCCGGTACCAGTGTAAGTTTATCTGCAGATGGAAATATAGTAGCTATAGGTGCGCCTTTACAACCTAATTTTAGCAGAGGTACAGTAAGAGTTTATGAGAATCAATCAGGAACCTGGACTCAAATAGGTTCTGATATTATTGGCGATAATTTTTTTGGTTTAGGCGATAGTGTAAGTTTATCAGATAACGGAAGAATTGTTGTTATTGGTGGTACACCTCAAAATGGTAGAGTGGTTGTTTATACCAATGTGCTAGGATCTTGGTCTAAAGTAGGTAATACTCTAGATGGTGACTCTTCTGGCGATTTGTTTGGTGGTGCAGTAGACGTATCATCTGATGGTCTTACGGTTGTATCTGGAGCCAAAAGAGATGATAATAGTGGAAACAATACAGGATCGGTGAGTGTTTACGATTTTAGTGTTGTTTTATCCAATACCGATTACAGTATCGTTGAAAATTCTGTTATAATTCCGAATCCGGTGCACACTAATTTTTCTATCATACTTCAGAATAATCAGGAATTATTGAATGTTGAACTTTATAATAATTTAGGTAAAAAAGTAAAAACATTTAAAAGTGTAGATATCAATATTTCTTCTGTTTCAAGTGGTATCTACTTTCTACATGTTCAAACCAATAAAGGTAAAATCATTAAAAAGCTAGTTATTGAGTAAGAATTTTTAACCAAAAACAGCTAAGATTTTCTAAACTTAAAAGCGTCTTTTTTAGGTTTGTTAATTAAAAAATTAGATTTAATCACAGTTTTAAATAAAACTTAGATACCTTTAACCAGAACATATACAGCACGTTAAAAATACATGGCTAAAAAGAAAAAGAGAAAACCTAGAAAAGGCATTCCTAACTTAACCAATACCATTTTAACCTTATTAAGAAAAGAACGAAACAAGTCGTTCAATTATAAACAGATTGCTGCAAAGCTTGGTGTTAACGATGCCAGTAGTAGAAATCAAATAATAAAAACCCTTGCAAAACTAGCCGCTAAAGAAGAAATTAAACAAGTAGATAGAGGTAAATTTAAAGCCATTGTAAATACGACGTATCACACCGGTATACTCGAAGCAACAAGTAGAGGAGCAGGTTATATTATCTGTGAGGATTTCGAAGAAGATATTTATATAGCTTCGAATAATATCAACAAAGCACTCGATGGCGATGAAGTTGAATTTTATCTCTATAAGAGACGAAAGCGAGGAAGATTAGAGGGTGAGATTACTCAAATTTTAAAACGTTCTAGAACAGAGTATGTAGGCGTTATAGAAATTCCCGAAAAGAAAAGATTTGCTTTTGTAATCCCCGATAGTTCTAGTATGTACAAAGATATTTTTGTACCTATTAACAAAACATTTAAAGCAGAAGATGGCGATAAAGTCTTAGTAAAAATCGAAGATTGGCCAGACGATGCCGATTCTCCTTTTGGTAAAGTTGTGAAAG
This genomic interval carries:
- a CDS encoding T9SS type A sorting domain-containing protein, whose translation is MKPIFTLSLFIFCCFLSAQNQIGANIDGEIDFDEFGTSVSLSSDGSIVAIGSPFHDGKGYVRVFENQSGTWTQIGADIEGEAANDNFGISVSLSADGTIVAVGADGNDAVSGNNNGHVRVYENQSGTWTKIGDDIDGEAENDGSGYKVSLSADGTIVAISAKANDGNGNLSGHVRVYENQSGTWTKLGNDIDGENAGDQFGESLDISSNGTIVAVGSVFNGSFAGHVQVFQYNGVDTWNQIGTDIDGATTGEQSGTSVSLSADGNIVAIGAPLQPNFSRGTVRVYENQSGTWTQIGSDIIGDNFFGLGDSVSLSDNGRIVVIGGTPQNGRVVVYTNVLGSWSKVGNTLDGDSSGDLFGGAVDVSSDGLTVVSGAKRDDNSGNNTGSVSVYDFSVVLSNTDYSIVENSVIIPNPVHTNFSIILQNNQELLNVELYNNLGKKVKTFKSVDINISSVSSGIYFLHVQTNKGKIIKKLVIE